A genomic stretch from Nymphalis io chromosome 25, ilAglIoxx1.1, whole genome shotgun sequence includes:
- the LOC126778150 gene encoding methenyltetrahydrofolate synthase domain-containing protein isoform X13, whose translation MQNGEETPVAAETAPTLPEEITKQSFRLKIWRHLETNGLAMFPRPVYNRIPNFKGAAEAAAKLAELDVFKNANIIKVNPDKPQEPVRVICLEKHKTLYVPVPRLQNGFLNRLELPEGETRPASIRKAVSRNGMETFGQPLSIEDSVSLDLVVMGSVAVSKEGYRIGKGKGYGDLEFGLMMHMKAIKPNTLVATTVHDCQVFDTLPAELFGPHDVPIDLIITPTQVIETQRMSQRPVGILWHLLSNRRIQLMPVLGQLRDIEMLAGRACSLKEDDTDVEERAGAARRRTRRRTRSHKSHSEGEGNTTEGEEGKLFKPRRSQRRRNSNKSVSKDEKEGKEGKEDKPRRPRRPKPVIDFSVKISNISPNTRVRDLKQALSERGVKPQVMIWKGFRGFCYLHFFKPGPQKGEGDSVPAANMESVLAALSQMSVGGSGGGPDEPRDDKPRLLCVEPAPPRNAPAPPTVPEVSRPLCVEPAPPTVPEVH comes from the exons ATGCAGAACGGAGAAGAAACACCGGTGGCAGCAGAAACAG CGCCGACGCTGCCAGAGGAAATCACAAAGCAGTCGTTCCGGCTCAAGATATGGCGTCACTTGGAGACCAACGGCCTGGCAATGTTCCCCCGGCCAGTATACAACCGTATACCCAATTTCAAAGGCGCCGCCGAGGCAGCCGCGAAGCTGGCCGAGTTGGACGTCTTCAAGAATGCCAACATTATCAAGGTCAACCCTGATAAACCCCAAGAACCTGTCAG GGTTATTTGCCTAGAAAAGCACAAGACCTTGTACGTGCCTGTGCCTCGTCTGCAAAATGGTTTCCTAAACCGTCTGGAGTTGCCCGAAGGAGAAACCAGACCGGCATCGATCAGGAAGGCAGTGTCCCGTAACGGCATGGAGACTTTTGGACAGCCTTTGA GTATCGAAGATTCCGTCTCCCTAGATCTTGTCGTGATGGGTTCGGTCGCTGTATCGAAGGAGGGATATCGTATCGGTAAAGGCAAAG GTTATGGAGACTTGGAGTTTGGTCTCATGATGCACATGAAAGCAATTAAACCGAACACCCTGGTCGCGACAACCGTACATGATTGTCAG gtaTTCGATACTCTACCAGCTGAGCTGTTTGGGCCGCATGATGTACCCATAGATCTTATCATCACACCAACCCAG GTGATTGAAACTCAACGTATGAGCCAGAGGCCAGTTGGCATCCTGTGGCATCTCTTATCGAACCGCCGCATACAACTTATGCCCGTTCTCGGACAGCTAAGAGACATTGAAATGCT CGCGGGTCGCGCGTGCTCGCTGAAGGAGGACGACACGGACGTGGAGGAGCGCGCGGGCGCCGCACGCAGGCGCACGCGCCGCCGCACGCGCTCGCACAAGAGCCACAGCGAGGGGGAG GGCAACACCACAGAGGGCGAAGAGGGTAAACTGTTCAAGCCCCGTCGTTCGCAGCGCCGTCGCAACAGTAACAAGTCCGTCAGCAAAGACGAGAAGGAGGGAAAGGAGGGTAAAGAGGATAAGCCGAGGCGTCCGAGACGCCCGAAGCCCGTGATCGATTTCTCTGTCAAG atatcGAATATCAGTCCCAACACTCGGGTGCGCGATTTGAAGCAAGCGTTGTCTGAACGTGGCGTCAAGCCACAAGTTATGATCTGGAAG GGCTTCCGCGGTTTCTGCTATTTACATTTCTTCAAGCCAGGACCACAaaag GGTGAGGGCGACAGTGTCCCGGCTGCGAACATGGAGAGCGTGCTGGCTGCCTTGTCGCAGATGTCCGTCGGCGGGTCCGGCGGCGGGCCAGACGAGCCGCGCGACGACAAGCCGCGGCTGCTGTGTGTGGAGCCCGCGCCGCCCCGCaacgcgcccgcgccgcccactGTACCCGAG GTGAGCCGACCGCTGTGTGTGGAGCCCGCGCCGCCCACTGTACCCGAG gTACATTAA
- the LOC126778150 gene encoding methenyltetrahydrofolate synthase domain-containing protein isoform X15, with product MQNGEETPVAAETAPTLPEEITKQSFRLKIWRHLETNGLAMFPRPVYNRIPNFKGAAEAAAKLAELDVFKNANIIKVNPDKPQEPVRVICLEKHKTLYVPVPRLQNGFLNRLELPEGETRPASIRKAVSRNGMETFGQPLSIEDSVSLDLVVMGSVAVSKEGYRIGKGKGYGDLEFGLMMHMKAIKPNTLVATTVHDCQVFDTLPAELFGPHDVPIDLIITPTQVIETQRMSQRPVGILWHLLSNRRIQLMPVLGQLRDIEMLAGRACSLKEDDTDVEERAGAARRRTRRRTRSHKSHSEGEGNTTEGEEGKLFKPRRSQRRRNSNKSVSKDEKEGKEGKEDKPRRPRRPKPVIDFSVKISNISPNTRVRDLKQALSERGVKPQVMIWKGFRGFCYLHFFKPGPQKGEGDSVPAANMESVLAALSQMSVGGSGGGPDEPRDDKPRLLCVEPAPPRNAPAPPTVPEVH from the exons ATGCAGAACGGAGAAGAAACACCGGTGGCAGCAGAAACAG CGCCGACGCTGCCAGAGGAAATCACAAAGCAGTCGTTCCGGCTCAAGATATGGCGTCACTTGGAGACCAACGGCCTGGCAATGTTCCCCCGGCCAGTATACAACCGTATACCCAATTTCAAAGGCGCCGCCGAGGCAGCCGCGAAGCTGGCCGAGTTGGACGTCTTCAAGAATGCCAACATTATCAAGGTCAACCCTGATAAACCCCAAGAACCTGTCAG GGTTATTTGCCTAGAAAAGCACAAGACCTTGTACGTGCCTGTGCCTCGTCTGCAAAATGGTTTCCTAAACCGTCTGGAGTTGCCCGAAGGAGAAACCAGACCGGCATCGATCAGGAAGGCAGTGTCCCGTAACGGCATGGAGACTTTTGGACAGCCTTTGA GTATCGAAGATTCCGTCTCCCTAGATCTTGTCGTGATGGGTTCGGTCGCTGTATCGAAGGAGGGATATCGTATCGGTAAAGGCAAAG GTTATGGAGACTTGGAGTTTGGTCTCATGATGCACATGAAAGCAATTAAACCGAACACCCTGGTCGCGACAACCGTACATGATTGTCAG gtaTTCGATACTCTACCAGCTGAGCTGTTTGGGCCGCATGATGTACCCATAGATCTTATCATCACACCAACCCAG GTGATTGAAACTCAACGTATGAGCCAGAGGCCAGTTGGCATCCTGTGGCATCTCTTATCGAACCGCCGCATACAACTTATGCCCGTTCTCGGACAGCTAAGAGACATTGAAATGCT CGCGGGTCGCGCGTGCTCGCTGAAGGAGGACGACACGGACGTGGAGGAGCGCGCGGGCGCCGCACGCAGGCGCACGCGCCGCCGCACGCGCTCGCACAAGAGCCACAGCGAGGGGGAG GGCAACACCACAGAGGGCGAAGAGGGTAAACTGTTCAAGCCCCGTCGTTCGCAGCGCCGTCGCAACAGTAACAAGTCCGTCAGCAAAGACGAGAAGGAGGGAAAGGAGGGTAAAGAGGATAAGCCGAGGCGTCCGAGACGCCCGAAGCCCGTGATCGATTTCTCTGTCAAG atatcGAATATCAGTCCCAACACTCGGGTGCGCGATTTGAAGCAAGCGTTGTCTGAACGTGGCGTCAAGCCACAAGTTATGATCTGGAAG GGCTTCCGCGGTTTCTGCTATTTACATTTCTTCAAGCCAGGACCACAaaag GGTGAGGGCGACAGTGTCCCGGCTGCGAACATGGAGAGCGTGCTGGCTGCCTTGTCGCAGATGTCCGTCGGCGGGTCCGGCGGCGGGCCAGACGAGCCGCGCGACGACAAGCCGCGGCTGCTGTGTGTGGAGCCCGCGCCGCCCCGCaacgcgcccgcgccgcccactGTACCCGAG gTACATTAA
- the LOC126778150 gene encoding methenyltetrahydrofolate synthase domain-containing protein isoform X9 has translation MQNGEETPVAAETAPTLPEEITKQSFRLKIWRHLETNGLAMFPRPVYNRIPNFKGAAEAAAKLAELDVFKNANIIKVNPDKPQEPVRVICLEKHKTLYVPVPRLQNGFLNRLELPEGETRPASIRKAVSRNGMETFGQPLSIEDSVSLDLVVMGSVAVSKEGYRIGKGKGYGDLEFGLMMHMKAIKPNTLVATTVHDCQVFDTLPAELFGPHDVPIDLIITPTQVIETQRMSQRPVGILWHLLSNRRIQLMPVLGQLRDIEMLAGRACSLKEDDTDVEERAGAARRRTRRRTRSHKSHSEGEGNTTEGEEGKLFKPRRSQRRRNSNKSVSKDEKEGKEGKEDKPRRPRRPKPVIDFSVKISNISPNTRVRDLKQALSERGVKPQVMIWKGFRGFCYLHFFKPGPQKGEGDSVPAANMESVLAALSQMSVGGSGGGPDEPRDDKPRLLCVEPAPPRNAPAPPTVPEVSRPLCVEPAPPTVPEVSRPLCVEPAPPTVPEVH, from the exons ATGCAGAACGGAGAAGAAACACCGGTGGCAGCAGAAACAG CGCCGACGCTGCCAGAGGAAATCACAAAGCAGTCGTTCCGGCTCAAGATATGGCGTCACTTGGAGACCAACGGCCTGGCAATGTTCCCCCGGCCAGTATACAACCGTATACCCAATTTCAAAGGCGCCGCCGAGGCAGCCGCGAAGCTGGCCGAGTTGGACGTCTTCAAGAATGCCAACATTATCAAGGTCAACCCTGATAAACCCCAAGAACCTGTCAG GGTTATTTGCCTAGAAAAGCACAAGACCTTGTACGTGCCTGTGCCTCGTCTGCAAAATGGTTTCCTAAACCGTCTGGAGTTGCCCGAAGGAGAAACCAGACCGGCATCGATCAGGAAGGCAGTGTCCCGTAACGGCATGGAGACTTTTGGACAGCCTTTGA GTATCGAAGATTCCGTCTCCCTAGATCTTGTCGTGATGGGTTCGGTCGCTGTATCGAAGGAGGGATATCGTATCGGTAAAGGCAAAG GTTATGGAGACTTGGAGTTTGGTCTCATGATGCACATGAAAGCAATTAAACCGAACACCCTGGTCGCGACAACCGTACATGATTGTCAG gtaTTCGATACTCTACCAGCTGAGCTGTTTGGGCCGCATGATGTACCCATAGATCTTATCATCACACCAACCCAG GTGATTGAAACTCAACGTATGAGCCAGAGGCCAGTTGGCATCCTGTGGCATCTCTTATCGAACCGCCGCATACAACTTATGCCCGTTCTCGGACAGCTAAGAGACATTGAAATGCT CGCGGGTCGCGCGTGCTCGCTGAAGGAGGACGACACGGACGTGGAGGAGCGCGCGGGCGCCGCACGCAGGCGCACGCGCCGCCGCACGCGCTCGCACAAGAGCCACAGCGAGGGGGAG GGCAACACCACAGAGGGCGAAGAGGGTAAACTGTTCAAGCCCCGTCGTTCGCAGCGCCGTCGCAACAGTAACAAGTCCGTCAGCAAAGACGAGAAGGAGGGAAAGGAGGGTAAAGAGGATAAGCCGAGGCGTCCGAGACGCCCGAAGCCCGTGATCGATTTCTCTGTCAAG atatcGAATATCAGTCCCAACACTCGGGTGCGCGATTTGAAGCAAGCGTTGTCTGAACGTGGCGTCAAGCCACAAGTTATGATCTGGAAG GGCTTCCGCGGTTTCTGCTATTTACATTTCTTCAAGCCAGGACCACAaaag GGTGAGGGCGACAGTGTCCCGGCTGCGAACATGGAGAGCGTGCTGGCTGCCTTGTCGCAGATGTCCGTCGGCGGGTCCGGCGGCGGGCCAGACGAGCCGCGCGACGACAAGCCGCGGCTGCTGTGTGTGGAGCCCGCGCCGCCCCGCaacgcgcccgcgccgcccactGTACCCGAG GTGAGCCGACCGCTGTGTGTGGAGCCCGCGCCGCCCACTGTACCCGAG GTGAGCCGACCGCTGTGTGTGGAGCCCGCGCCGCCCACTGTACCCGAG gTACATTAA
- the LOC126778150 gene encoding methenyltetrahydrofolate synthase domain-containing protein isoform X2 — MQNGEETPVAAETAPTLPEEITKQSFRLKIWRHLETNGLAMFPRPVYNRIPNFKGAAEAAAKLAELDVFKNANIIKVNPDKPQEPVRVICLEKHKTLYVPVPRLQNGFLNRLELPEGETRPASIRKAVSRNGMETFGQPLSIEDSVSLDLVVMGSVAVSKEGYRIGKGKGYGDLEFGLMMHMKAIKPNTLVATTVHDCQVFDTLPAELFGPHDVPIDLIITPTQVIETQRMSQRPVGILWHLLSNRRIQLMPVLGQLRDIEMLAGRACSLKEDDTDVEERAGAARRRTRRRTRSHKSHSEGEGNTTEGEEGKLFKPRRSQRRRNSNKSVSKDEKEGKEGKEDKPRRPRRPKPVIDFSVKISNISPNTRVRDLKQALSERGVKPQVMIWKGFRGFCYLHFFKPGPQKGEGDSVPAANMESVLAALSQMSVGGSGGGPDEPRDDKPRLLCVEPAPPRNAPAPPTVPEVSRPLCVEPAPPTVPEVSRPLCVEPAPPTVPEVSRPLCVEPAPPTVPEVH, encoded by the exons ATGCAGAACGGAGAAGAAACACCGGTGGCAGCAGAAACAG CGCCGACGCTGCCAGAGGAAATCACAAAGCAGTCGTTCCGGCTCAAGATATGGCGTCACTTGGAGACCAACGGCCTGGCAATGTTCCCCCGGCCAGTATACAACCGTATACCCAATTTCAAAGGCGCCGCCGAGGCAGCCGCGAAGCTGGCCGAGTTGGACGTCTTCAAGAATGCCAACATTATCAAGGTCAACCCTGATAAACCCCAAGAACCTGTCAG GGTTATTTGCCTAGAAAAGCACAAGACCTTGTACGTGCCTGTGCCTCGTCTGCAAAATGGTTTCCTAAACCGTCTGGAGTTGCCCGAAGGAGAAACCAGACCGGCATCGATCAGGAAGGCAGTGTCCCGTAACGGCATGGAGACTTTTGGACAGCCTTTGA GTATCGAAGATTCCGTCTCCCTAGATCTTGTCGTGATGGGTTCGGTCGCTGTATCGAAGGAGGGATATCGTATCGGTAAAGGCAAAG GTTATGGAGACTTGGAGTTTGGTCTCATGATGCACATGAAAGCAATTAAACCGAACACCCTGGTCGCGACAACCGTACATGATTGTCAG gtaTTCGATACTCTACCAGCTGAGCTGTTTGGGCCGCATGATGTACCCATAGATCTTATCATCACACCAACCCAG GTGATTGAAACTCAACGTATGAGCCAGAGGCCAGTTGGCATCCTGTGGCATCTCTTATCGAACCGCCGCATACAACTTATGCCCGTTCTCGGACAGCTAAGAGACATTGAAATGCT CGCGGGTCGCGCGTGCTCGCTGAAGGAGGACGACACGGACGTGGAGGAGCGCGCGGGCGCCGCACGCAGGCGCACGCGCCGCCGCACGCGCTCGCACAAGAGCCACAGCGAGGGGGAG GGCAACACCACAGAGGGCGAAGAGGGTAAACTGTTCAAGCCCCGTCGTTCGCAGCGCCGTCGCAACAGTAACAAGTCCGTCAGCAAAGACGAGAAGGAGGGAAAGGAGGGTAAAGAGGATAAGCCGAGGCGTCCGAGACGCCCGAAGCCCGTGATCGATTTCTCTGTCAAG atatcGAATATCAGTCCCAACACTCGGGTGCGCGATTTGAAGCAAGCGTTGTCTGAACGTGGCGTCAAGCCACAAGTTATGATCTGGAAG GGCTTCCGCGGTTTCTGCTATTTACATTTCTTCAAGCCAGGACCACAaaag GGTGAGGGCGACAGTGTCCCGGCTGCGAACATGGAGAGCGTGCTGGCTGCCTTGTCGCAGATGTCCGTCGGCGGGTCCGGCGGCGGGCCAGACGAGCCGCGCGACGACAAGCCGCGGCTGCTGTGTGTGGAGCCCGCGCCGCCCCGCaacgcgcccgcgccgcccactGTACCCGAG GTGAGCCGACCGCTGTGTGTGGAGCCCGCGCCGCCCACTGTACCCGAGGTGAGCCGACCGCTGTGTGTGGAGCCCGCGCCGCCCACTGTACCCGAG GTGAGCCGACCGCTGTGTGTGGAGCCCGCGCCGCCCACTGTACCCGAG gTACATTAA
- the LOC126778150 gene encoding methenyltetrahydrofolate synthase domain-containing protein isoform X5, producing the protein MQNGEETPVAAETAPTLPEEITKQSFRLKIWRHLETNGLAMFPRPVYNRIPNFKGAAEAAAKLAELDVFKNANIIKVNPDKPQEPVRVICLEKHKTLYVPVPRLQNGFLNRLELPEGETRPASIRKAVSRNGMETFGQPLSIEDSVSLDLVVMGSVAVSKEGYRIGKGKGYGDLEFGLMMHMKAIKPNTLVATTVHDCQVFDTLPAELFGPHDVPIDLIITPTQVIETQRMSQRPVGILWHLLSNRRIQLMPVLGQLRDIEMLAGRACSLKEDDTDVEERAGAARRRTRRRTRSHKSHSEGEGNTTEGEEGKLFKPRRSQRRRNSNKSVSKDEKEGKEGKEDKPRRPRRPKPVIDFSVKISNISPNTRVRDLKQALSERGVKPQVMIWKGFRGFCYLHFFKPGPQKGEGDSVPAANMESVLAALSQMSVGGSGGGPDEPRDDKPRLLCVEPAPPRNAPAPPTVPEVSRPLCVEPAPPTVPEVSRPLCVEPAPPTVPEVSRPLCVEPAPPTVPEVH; encoded by the exons ATGCAGAACGGAGAAGAAACACCGGTGGCAGCAGAAACAG CGCCGACGCTGCCAGAGGAAATCACAAAGCAGTCGTTCCGGCTCAAGATATGGCGTCACTTGGAGACCAACGGCCTGGCAATGTTCCCCCGGCCAGTATACAACCGTATACCCAATTTCAAAGGCGCCGCCGAGGCAGCCGCGAAGCTGGCCGAGTTGGACGTCTTCAAGAATGCCAACATTATCAAGGTCAACCCTGATAAACCCCAAGAACCTGTCAG GGTTATTTGCCTAGAAAAGCACAAGACCTTGTACGTGCCTGTGCCTCGTCTGCAAAATGGTTTCCTAAACCGTCTGGAGTTGCCCGAAGGAGAAACCAGACCGGCATCGATCAGGAAGGCAGTGTCCCGTAACGGCATGGAGACTTTTGGACAGCCTTTGA GTATCGAAGATTCCGTCTCCCTAGATCTTGTCGTGATGGGTTCGGTCGCTGTATCGAAGGAGGGATATCGTATCGGTAAAGGCAAAG GTTATGGAGACTTGGAGTTTGGTCTCATGATGCACATGAAAGCAATTAAACCGAACACCCTGGTCGCGACAACCGTACATGATTGTCAG gtaTTCGATACTCTACCAGCTGAGCTGTTTGGGCCGCATGATGTACCCATAGATCTTATCATCACACCAACCCAG GTGATTGAAACTCAACGTATGAGCCAGAGGCCAGTTGGCATCCTGTGGCATCTCTTATCGAACCGCCGCATACAACTTATGCCCGTTCTCGGACAGCTAAGAGACATTGAAATGCT CGCGGGTCGCGCGTGCTCGCTGAAGGAGGACGACACGGACGTGGAGGAGCGCGCGGGCGCCGCACGCAGGCGCACGCGCCGCCGCACGCGCTCGCACAAGAGCCACAGCGAGGGGGAG GGCAACACCACAGAGGGCGAAGAGGGTAAACTGTTCAAGCCCCGTCGTTCGCAGCGCCGTCGCAACAGTAACAAGTCCGTCAGCAAAGACGAGAAGGAGGGAAAGGAGGGTAAAGAGGATAAGCCGAGGCGTCCGAGACGCCCGAAGCCCGTGATCGATTTCTCTGTCAAG atatcGAATATCAGTCCCAACACTCGGGTGCGCGATTTGAAGCAAGCGTTGTCTGAACGTGGCGTCAAGCCACAAGTTATGATCTGGAAG GGCTTCCGCGGTTTCTGCTATTTACATTTCTTCAAGCCAGGACCACAaaag GGTGAGGGCGACAGTGTCCCGGCTGCGAACATGGAGAGCGTGCTGGCTGCCTTGTCGCAGATGTCCGTCGGCGGGTCCGGCGGCGGGCCAGACGAGCCGCGCGACGACAAGCCGCGGCTGCTGTGTGTGGAGCCCGCGCCGCCCCGCaacgcgcccgcgccgcccactGTACCCGAG GTGAGCCGACCGCTGTGTGTGGAGCCCGCGCCGCCCACTGTACCCGAG GTGAGCCGACCGCTGTGTGTGGAGCCCGCGCCGCCCACTGTACCCGAG GTGAGCCGACCGCTGTGTGTGGAGCCCGCGCCGCCCACTGTACCCGAG gTACATTAA
- the LOC126778150 gene encoding methenyltetrahydrofolate synthase domain-containing protein isoform X6 — translation MQNGEETPVAAETAPTLPEEITKQSFRLKIWRHLETNGLAMFPRPVYNRIPNFKGAAEAAAKLAELDVFKNANIIKVNPDKPQEPVRVICLEKHKTLYVPVPRLQNGFLNRLELPEGETRPASIRKAVSRNGMETFGQPLSIEDSVSLDLVVMGSVAVSKEGYRIGKGKGYGDLEFGLMMHMKAIKPNTLVATTVHDCQVFDTLPAELFGPHDVPIDLIITPTQVIETQRMSQRPVGILWHLLSNRRIQLMPVLGQLRDIEMLAGRACSLKEDDTDVEERAGAARRRTRRRTRSHKSHSEGEGNTTEGEEGKLFKPRRSQRRRNSNKSVSKDEKEGKEGKEDKPRRPRRPKPVIDFSVKISNISPNTRVRDLKQALSERGVKPQVMIWKGFRGFCYLHFFKPGPQKGEGDSVPAANMESVLAALSQMSVGGSGGGPDEPRDDKPRLLCVEPAPPRNAPAPPTVPEVSRPLCVEPAPPTVPEVSRPLCVEPAPPTVPEVH, via the exons ATGCAGAACGGAGAAGAAACACCGGTGGCAGCAGAAACAG CGCCGACGCTGCCAGAGGAAATCACAAAGCAGTCGTTCCGGCTCAAGATATGGCGTCACTTGGAGACCAACGGCCTGGCAATGTTCCCCCGGCCAGTATACAACCGTATACCCAATTTCAAAGGCGCCGCCGAGGCAGCCGCGAAGCTGGCCGAGTTGGACGTCTTCAAGAATGCCAACATTATCAAGGTCAACCCTGATAAACCCCAAGAACCTGTCAG GGTTATTTGCCTAGAAAAGCACAAGACCTTGTACGTGCCTGTGCCTCGTCTGCAAAATGGTTTCCTAAACCGTCTGGAGTTGCCCGAAGGAGAAACCAGACCGGCATCGATCAGGAAGGCAGTGTCCCGTAACGGCATGGAGACTTTTGGACAGCCTTTGA GTATCGAAGATTCCGTCTCCCTAGATCTTGTCGTGATGGGTTCGGTCGCTGTATCGAAGGAGGGATATCGTATCGGTAAAGGCAAAG GTTATGGAGACTTGGAGTTTGGTCTCATGATGCACATGAAAGCAATTAAACCGAACACCCTGGTCGCGACAACCGTACATGATTGTCAG gtaTTCGATACTCTACCAGCTGAGCTGTTTGGGCCGCATGATGTACCCATAGATCTTATCATCACACCAACCCAG GTGATTGAAACTCAACGTATGAGCCAGAGGCCAGTTGGCATCCTGTGGCATCTCTTATCGAACCGCCGCATACAACTTATGCCCGTTCTCGGACAGCTAAGAGACATTGAAATGCT CGCGGGTCGCGCGTGCTCGCTGAAGGAGGACGACACGGACGTGGAGGAGCGCGCGGGCGCCGCACGCAGGCGCACGCGCCGCCGCACGCGCTCGCACAAGAGCCACAGCGAGGGGGAG GGCAACACCACAGAGGGCGAAGAGGGTAAACTGTTCAAGCCCCGTCGTTCGCAGCGCCGTCGCAACAGTAACAAGTCCGTCAGCAAAGACGAGAAGGAGGGAAAGGAGGGTAAAGAGGATAAGCCGAGGCGTCCGAGACGCCCGAAGCCCGTGATCGATTTCTCTGTCAAG atatcGAATATCAGTCCCAACACTCGGGTGCGCGATTTGAAGCAAGCGTTGTCTGAACGTGGCGTCAAGCCACAAGTTATGATCTGGAAG GGCTTCCGCGGTTTCTGCTATTTACATTTCTTCAAGCCAGGACCACAaaag GGTGAGGGCGACAGTGTCCCGGCTGCGAACATGGAGAGCGTGCTGGCTGCCTTGTCGCAGATGTCCGTCGGCGGGTCCGGCGGCGGGCCAGACGAGCCGCGCGACGACAAGCCGCGGCTGCTGTGTGTGGAGCCCGCGCCGCCCCGCaacgcgcccgcgccgcccactGTACCCGAG GTGAGCCGACCGCTGTGTGTGGAGCCCGCGCCGCCCACTGTACCCGAGGTGAGCCGACCGCTGTGTGTGGAGCCCGCGCCGCCCACTGTACCCGAG gTACATTAA
- the LOC126778150 gene encoding methenyltetrahydrofolate synthase domain-containing protein isoform X1: MQNGEETPVAAETAPTLPEEITKQSFRLKIWRHLETNGLAMFPRPVYNRIPNFKGAAEAAAKLAELDVFKNANIIKVNPDKPQEPVRVICLEKHKTLYVPVPRLQNGFLNRLELPEGETRPASIRKAVSRNGMETFGQPLSIEDSVSLDLVVMGSVAVSKEGYRIGKGKGYGDLEFGLMMHMKAIKPNTLVATTVHDCQVFDTLPAELFGPHDVPIDLIITPTQVIETQRMSQRPVGILWHLLSNRRIQLMPVLGQLRDIEMLAGRACSLKEDDTDVEERAGAARRRTRRRTRSHKSHSEGEGNTTEGEEGKLFKPRRSQRRRNSNKSVSKDEKEGKEGKEDKPRRPRRPKPVIDFSVKISNISPNTRVRDLKQALSERGVKPQVMIWKGFRGFCYLHFFKPGPQKGEGDSVPAANMESVLAALSQMSVGGSGGGPDEPRDDKPRLLCVEPAPPRNAPAPPTVPEVSRPLCVEPAPPTVPEVSRPLCVEPAPPTVPEVSRPLCVEPAPPTVPEVSRPLCVEPAPPTVPEVH; this comes from the exons ATGCAGAACGGAGAAGAAACACCGGTGGCAGCAGAAACAG CGCCGACGCTGCCAGAGGAAATCACAAAGCAGTCGTTCCGGCTCAAGATATGGCGTCACTTGGAGACCAACGGCCTGGCAATGTTCCCCCGGCCAGTATACAACCGTATACCCAATTTCAAAGGCGCCGCCGAGGCAGCCGCGAAGCTGGCCGAGTTGGACGTCTTCAAGAATGCCAACATTATCAAGGTCAACCCTGATAAACCCCAAGAACCTGTCAG GGTTATTTGCCTAGAAAAGCACAAGACCTTGTACGTGCCTGTGCCTCGTCTGCAAAATGGTTTCCTAAACCGTCTGGAGTTGCCCGAAGGAGAAACCAGACCGGCATCGATCAGGAAGGCAGTGTCCCGTAACGGCATGGAGACTTTTGGACAGCCTTTGA GTATCGAAGATTCCGTCTCCCTAGATCTTGTCGTGATGGGTTCGGTCGCTGTATCGAAGGAGGGATATCGTATCGGTAAAGGCAAAG GTTATGGAGACTTGGAGTTTGGTCTCATGATGCACATGAAAGCAATTAAACCGAACACCCTGGTCGCGACAACCGTACATGATTGTCAG gtaTTCGATACTCTACCAGCTGAGCTGTTTGGGCCGCATGATGTACCCATAGATCTTATCATCACACCAACCCAG GTGATTGAAACTCAACGTATGAGCCAGAGGCCAGTTGGCATCCTGTGGCATCTCTTATCGAACCGCCGCATACAACTTATGCCCGTTCTCGGACAGCTAAGAGACATTGAAATGCT CGCGGGTCGCGCGTGCTCGCTGAAGGAGGACGACACGGACGTGGAGGAGCGCGCGGGCGCCGCACGCAGGCGCACGCGCCGCCGCACGCGCTCGCACAAGAGCCACAGCGAGGGGGAG GGCAACACCACAGAGGGCGAAGAGGGTAAACTGTTCAAGCCCCGTCGTTCGCAGCGCCGTCGCAACAGTAACAAGTCCGTCAGCAAAGACGAGAAGGAGGGAAAGGAGGGTAAAGAGGATAAGCCGAGGCGTCCGAGACGCCCGAAGCCCGTGATCGATTTCTCTGTCAAG atatcGAATATCAGTCCCAACACTCGGGTGCGCGATTTGAAGCAAGCGTTGTCTGAACGTGGCGTCAAGCCACAAGTTATGATCTGGAAG GGCTTCCGCGGTTTCTGCTATTTACATTTCTTCAAGCCAGGACCACAaaag GGTGAGGGCGACAGTGTCCCGGCTGCGAACATGGAGAGCGTGCTGGCTGCCTTGTCGCAGATGTCCGTCGGCGGGTCCGGCGGCGGGCCAGACGAGCCGCGCGACGACAAGCCGCGGCTGCTGTGTGTGGAGCCCGCGCCGCCCCGCaacgcgcccgcgccgcccactGTACCCGAG GTGAGCCGACCGCTGTGTGTGGAGCCCGCGCCGCCCACTGTACCCGAGGTGAGCCGACCGCTGTGTGTGGAGCCCGCGCCGCCCACTGTACCCGAG GTGAGCCGACCGCTGTGTGTGGAGCCCGCGCCGCCCACTGTACCCGAG GTGAGCCGACCGCTGTGTGTGGAGCCCGCGCCGCCCACTGTACCCGAG gTACATTAA